A single region of the Anticarsia gemmatalis isolate Benzon Research Colony breed Stoneville strain chromosome 19, ilAntGemm2 primary, whole genome shotgun sequence genome encodes:
- the LOC142981141 gene encoding putative serine hydrolase: MAKRLLSHLINKPDALKLQAPISVVRKKMHTMVPTKEIQIPVKYGHIAAKLWGSSENRPIVAIHGWQDNAGTWDRLAPMLTEHSSILAVDLPGHGLSSWFPAGMMYNQWDMVKLILHLKDYFKWDKVSIMSHSMGALAGLRYACLFPDDVDYYISLDGLLSENCDFAEIKKMFPEWMKKGLFTQDLIDKQPPVYTLEEMTTIWHHGTKQSVALESAHYLLKRGAKQSEQDPTKYAFSRDFRLKYVLLTPELKEFAEDIMSRIKCPMLYVKALDSPYSVDEFAVELRDKILKKHEQSELHFVSGKHHVHLNNPERMAPLILEFLKKVNEKS, from the exons atggcTAAACGTTTGTTGTCTCATTTAATTAACAAACCAGACGCGCTAAAATTACAAGCACCTATATCAGTGGTCCGTAAAAAAATGCATACTATG GTACCAACCAAAGAGATTCAGATACCAGTCAAATACGGTCACATTGCAGCCAAATTGTGGGGTAGTTCTGAAAATCGTCCAATAGTAGCGATACACGGCTGGCAAGACAACGCAGGTACCTGGGATAGACTGGCGCCGATGTTGACCGAACATTCCTCTATACTCGCCGTGGACTTGCCTGGACATGGATTATCGTCATGGTTTCCCGCCG gTATGATGTACAATCAGTGGGATATGGTGAAACTTATTCTACATCTCAAGGATTACTTCAAGTGGGACAAAGTTTCCATAATGTCTCACTCCATGGGTGCGCTGGCAGGACTACGATACGCCTGTTTGTTCCCCGACGATGTCGACTATTATATATCTTTAGACGGTCTCCTCAGCGAGAACTGCGACTTCgcagaaataaagaaaatgtttccTGAATGGATGAAAAAAGGATTATTCACACAAGACCTTATAGATAAACAACCACCAGTCTACACGTTAGAAGAGATGACAACTATTTGGCACCACGGAACAAAACAATCAGTAGCATTGGAAAGTGCACATTACTTACTGAAGAGAGGTGCGAAACAGTCGGAACAAGATCCTACTAAGTACGCATTTTCACGCGACTTTAGgctaaaatatgtattattaactCCAGAACTAAAGGAATTTGCAGAAGATATCATGAGCCGGATAAAATGTCCAATGTTATATGTTAAAGCTTTAGACTCACCATATTCTGTTGACGAGTTTGCAGTCGAACTTCGagataaaatactgaaaaagcACGAACAGAGTGAGCTACACTTTGTTTCAGGAAAACATCACGTACATTTAAATAATCCTGAAAGAATGGCACCATTAATATTAGAGttcttaaaaaaagttaatgaaAAATCTTGA